From the Gordonia bronchialis DSM 43247 genome, one window contains:
- a CDS encoding alpha/beta hydrolase has protein sequence MHEAASEPRATRRSSSRFVAAIVALMTVFGMASVVVGAGQADARIGGTQFGKQEFWVNGCGMPSVKVRAWKRPGNYKTVILLDGMRAQYDYSGWEINTNVQEMVKSGVNVVEPIGGPASFYTDWNAPSNFNGQRYRYTWNCVITNTLIRGLDARGFRVGASKKYAIMGVSMGGNAALTIAAQNRRNFDRAGSLSGYNFLSAPGMHTMIRLAMLDVDPKPWNVDCMWGPPWDARWYQNDPFLNINRMHGMKIFTGSGNGLFGKYNALPNVFDDLFKGSTLEFLALTQRKAFEAAATLQGVPVMTYDAVGTHAWGYWQDMVWNAKARGFFR, from the coding sequence ATGCACGAAGCTGCATCCGAGCCGCGCGCGACCAGACGGTCCAGTAGCCGGTTCGTCGCCGCCATCGTCGCCCTGATGACCGTGTTCGGGATGGCCTCGGTGGTCGTCGGAGCCGGCCAGGCCGACGCTCGTATCGGCGGTACCCAGTTCGGCAAGCAGGAGTTCTGGGTCAACGGCTGTGGCATGCCGAGTGTCAAGGTGCGTGCCTGGAAGCGTCCGGGCAACTACAAGACCGTCATTCTGCTCGACGGCATGCGCGCCCAGTACGACTACAGCGGCTGGGAGATCAACACCAACGTCCAGGAGATGGTGAAGTCCGGCGTCAACGTCGTCGAGCCCATCGGTGGACCGGCCAGCTTCTACACGGACTGGAACGCGCCCAGCAACTTCAACGGGCAGCGCTACCGCTACACCTGGAACTGCGTCATCACCAACACGCTGATCCGTGGACTGGATGCGCGCGGCTTCCGCGTCGGCGCGTCCAAGAAGTACGCGATCATGGGCGTGTCGATGGGCGGTAATGCCGCGCTGACGATCGCCGCGCAGAACCGCCGCAACTTCGACCGCGCGGGTTCGCTCTCCGGGTACAACTTCCTGAGCGCGCCCGGCATGCACACCATGATCCGGCTCGCGATGCTCGACGTCGATCCCAAGCCGTGGAACGTCGACTGCATGTGGGGACCGCCGTGGGACGCCCGCTGGTACCAGAACGATCCGTTCCTGAACATCAACCGCATGCACGGGATGAAGATCTTCACCGGCTCGGGCAACGGCCTGTTCGGCAAGTACAACGCCCTGCCGAACGTGTTCGACGACCTGTTCAAGGGCTCGACGCTGGAGTTCCTCGCACTGACCCAGCGCAAGGCGTTCGAGGCCGCGGCAACACTGCAGGGCGTGCCGGTGATGACCTATGACGCCGTCGGAACCCACGCGTGGGGTTACTGGCAGGACATGGTCTGGAACGCCAAGGCCCGCGGCTTCTTCCGCTGA